The Thermoflavifilum sp. genome contains a region encoding:
- a CDS encoding PadR family transcriptional regulator, whose amino-acid sequence MNIDNTQSQMRKGVLEFCILAIIRRGEAYPSDIIEKMKAAGLHVLEGTLYPLLTRLKNAGLLKYRWVESPSGPPRKYFSMTPEGETFYHMLEETWREMVTAVNQLTQNN is encoded by the coding sequence ATCGCAAATGCGCAAGGGGGTACTGGAATTCTGCATCCTGGCCATCATCAGGCGGGGGGAGGCTTATCCTTCGGACATCATCGAAAAAATGAAGGCGGCTGGTTTACATGTGCTGGAAGGAACGCTATATCCTTTGCTGACGCGGTTAAAGAATGCAGGACTGCTGAAATATCGCTGGGTAGAGAGTCCATCGGGTCCGCCGCGCAAATATTTTTCCATGACTCCAGAGGGGGAAACTTTTTATCACATGCTTGAGGAGACCTGGAGGGAGATGGTAACGGCCGTGAATCAGCTCACGCAAAACAATTGA
- a CDS encoding PspC domain-containing protein yields MKKIINVHLSGLLIPMEDTAYDMLKAYIESLQRHFSQEPGGDEIVSDIEARIGELFQERLRKGENCITDADVQAVIAAMGKPEELGGESEQAQASSSQAYVELRPRKRLYRDPDDKILGGVCGGLGAYFGVDPVIFRLVFALLFFGAGTGVLLYLVLWIAVPRARTASEKLEMRGERVDLQNISQAVKEELSGVKSRAQDLGKEAAGVFKKKENNDIGEAFREIVLALLRVIGWIAKIALILIGLVVIFSLGVALIAMIGSSAMVIPLKSFIWSGWWPGLFFWPSVLLVLGIPVVAFMIFLIRKLSGARRMHAAVGYTLAFLWLLGLVMLAYMAWDVGQHFRLKSISKVSIDFHQPSVRTLYVKLQPVLGAHEMTGRRNFTIIGNWISLRDDSLFYPNVRVHIIPSPQDDSFRIEVNKSAFGATMDEARENADRLSIPFVQDDSVLYFPDAVPLPMGVPFRNQQIEIKIFVPNNRQAFLLGKSGWEDENGNDGDDADQETDKTISETSTAQHWQPHRFSLTELSFSDLTGKWEKEHDTASAHANEWMDGLLYLFFSLFNIQPR; encoded by the coding sequence ATGAAAAAAATTATCAACGTCCATCTGTCGGGTTTGTTGATTCCCATGGAAGATACAGCCTATGACATGTTAAAGGCCTACATCGAAAGTTTGCAGCGCCATTTCAGTCAGGAACCAGGCGGCGATGAGATTGTGTCGGATATTGAAGCGCGCATCGGAGAGCTTTTTCAGGAGCGGTTGAGAAAGGGTGAAAATTGCATCACCGATGCCGATGTGCAGGCGGTGATTGCAGCCATGGGGAAGCCTGAAGAGCTGGGAGGAGAAAGCGAGCAGGCTCAAGCTTCTTCATCGCAGGCTTATGTGGAGCTTCGCCCCCGTAAACGGCTTTATCGCGACCCGGATGATAAGATTCTGGGTGGTGTATGTGGAGGGCTGGGAGCTTATTTTGGGGTTGACCCGGTAATCTTCCGACTGGTATTTGCGCTTTTGTTTTTTGGAGCCGGAACGGGTGTATTGCTCTATCTGGTATTGTGGATTGCTGTACCCCGGGCGCGAACGGCATCCGAGAAGTTAGAAATGCGTGGGGAGCGTGTGGATTTGCAAAACATTTCTCAGGCCGTGAAGGAGGAGCTCAGCGGTGTCAAATCCAGGGCTCAGGATCTGGGTAAAGAAGCCGCTGGCGTTTTTAAAAAAAAAGAAAACAATGACATAGGTGAGGCTTTCAGAGAAATTGTGCTGGCCCTGCTGCGGGTCATAGGCTGGATAGCGAAAATAGCGCTGATACTCATCGGTCTGGTCGTCATCTTTTCATTAGGCGTTGCCTTAATCGCAATGATAGGCTCTTCGGCCATGGTTATTCCCTTGAAAAGTTTTATTTGGTCGGGTTGGTGGCCGGGCCTGTTCTTCTGGCCATCGGTTTTATTGGTGCTGGGTATACCCGTGGTGGCATTTATGATTTTTTTGATTCGTAAGCTATCAGGCGCACGACGGATGCATGCGGCTGTGGGGTATACCCTGGCGTTCTTGTGGTTGCTCGGACTGGTTATGCTGGCTTATATGGCCTGGGATGTCGGGCAACATTTTCGGTTGAAAAGTATTTCAAAAGTATCCATCGATTTTCATCAACCATCTGTCCGTACACTTTATGTAAAGTTGCAGCCCGTACTGGGAGCACATGAAATGACTGGCCGTCGAAATTTTACCATCATTGGTAACTGGATCAGCCTCCGAGACGATTCGCTTTTTTATCCCAATGTACGCGTTCATATTATTCCTTCACCACAGGACGACAGTTTTCGCATAGAGGTCAACAAATCAGCCTTTGGTGCAACAATGGATGAGGCAAGGGAAAATGCAGACCGACTCAGCATTCCATTTGTACAGGACGACTCCGTATTATATTTTCCGGATGCAGTGCCGCTTCCTATGGGTGTCCCTTTCCGGAACCAGCAAATAGAGATAAAAATTTTCGTGCCCAACAACCGACAGGCTTTTCTGTTGGGTAAATCTGGTTGGGAAGATGAAAACGGAAATGATGGGGATGATGCGGATCAAGAAACCGATAAGACAATTTCTGAAACCTCGACAGCCCAACATTGGCAACCCCATCGATTTTCGCTTACCGAGCTATCGTTCAGCGATTTGACTGGTAAATGGGAAAAAGAACACGACACGGCTTCTGCTCATGCGAATGAATGGATGGATGGTCTGCTCTATCTGTTTTTCAGCCTGTTTAATATCCAGCCCAGGTAA
- the feoB gene encoding ferrous iron transport protein B — protein sequence MSETISIVLVGNPNSGKTSLFNALTGLNQKVGNFPGVTVDKKVGYTRLDHHLEAKVVDLPGTYSIYPRSADEWVTFDVLLNPRNPDRPDIVICLADASNIKRNLLFCSQIIDLKIPVVIALTMMDIAQQKGIRIDVPALELALGVPVVALNPRKEKGIAVLKKVLALTAAGQYRPPAHDFIPVRDMAPGLIGNTRKYVEVKSDYAALLVAAHQERLKFLNGGQRLALMNILADEQFNRAKVQGEEIMQRYQRISQIMAQAVIIHDAHRKNLITEHIDHILLHRFWGYIILLAVLFLLFQSIFWLAQYPMGLIEQAFTWLSTWLSQLLPAGWFSDLLVNGIVAGLSGIAVFVPQIMILFGLITILEDTGYMARVSFLSDRLMRQVGLNGKSVMPLISGLACAVPAIMATRNIENYKERLITILVTPLMSCSARLPVYIVLISLVIPDRYLLGFLSLQGLVMMGLYLLGFFMALLVAWVMKQIIHIKEKSYFILELPVYRPPRWKNVLITMVQKARIFVTDAGKVIMVISLILWILASYGPHRQMEQLRTHYASLIQQQPQHREALEIQYQADRLEHSYAGMLGHVIEPVIRPLGFDWKIGIALITSFAAREVFVGTMATLYSVQGGKDADRDTLRQKLQQARHPDGSKVYTLPVGLSLMIFYVFAMQCMSTLAVVKRETKSWKFPLIQLGYMTGLAYVASFLTYHIF from the coding sequence ATGAGCGAAACCATCAGCATAGTACTGGTTGGAAATCCCAACTCTGGAAAAACGTCTTTGTTTAATGCACTCACCGGTCTGAACCAGAAGGTGGGTAATTTTCCCGGAGTGACGGTCGATAAAAAAGTGGGTTACACCCGGTTAGATCATCATCTGGAGGCTAAGGTGGTAGATCTTCCGGGCACCTACAGCATTTATCCGCGAAGTGCCGACGAATGGGTTACTTTCGATGTATTGCTCAATCCACGCAATCCCGATCGGCCCGATATAGTCATCTGCCTGGCCGACGCTTCCAATATCAAACGCAATTTGTTGTTCTGTTCGCAGATCATTGACCTGAAGATTCCGGTGGTCATTGCACTGACCATGATGGATATTGCGCAGCAGAAAGGTATTCGCATTGATGTCCCGGCTCTGGAGCTTGCACTGGGCGTTCCGGTCGTTGCCCTCAATCCCAGAAAAGAAAAAGGAATTGCTGTATTGAAAAAGGTGCTGGCGCTTACGGCAGCCGGGCAATACAGACCTCCGGCACATGATTTTATTCCGGTAAGGGATATGGCTCCTGGCTTGATTGGCAACACCCGAAAGTATGTGGAGGTGAAAAGCGATTACGCTGCGTTGCTGGTTGCGGCGCACCAGGAAAGGCTTAAATTCCTGAATGGCGGGCAAAGATTGGCTTTGATGAATATCCTGGCCGACGAGCAGTTTAATCGAGCAAAGGTACAGGGTGAAGAAATCATGCAACGTTATCAACGGATTTCACAGATTATGGCTCAGGCCGTAATCATCCATGACGCTCATCGAAAAAACTTAATCACAGAGCATATCGATCATATCCTGTTACATCGGTTCTGGGGCTATATCATACTGCTGGCGGTGTTGTTTTTATTGTTTCAAAGCATTTTCTGGCTGGCCCAGTATCCTATGGGATTGATTGAGCAGGCGTTTACCTGGCTCAGCACCTGGCTTAGCCAGCTATTGCCGGCCGGCTGGTTCAGCGACTTATTAGTGAATGGGATTGTGGCTGGATTGAGTGGTATTGCCGTATTTGTGCCTCAGATCATGATTTTATTCGGTCTCATCACCATTCTGGAGGATACGGGATACATGGCCCGGGTGAGTTTTCTCAGCGACCGGCTCATGCGACAGGTAGGGTTAAACGGCAAGTCGGTCATGCCGCTTATCAGCGGCCTGGCTTGTGCAGTGCCTGCCATCATGGCCACCCGAAATATCGAAAATTATAAAGAAAGGTTGATTACCATTCTGGTTACGCCCTTGATGAGCTGTTCGGCTCGTTTGCCTGTATATATCGTATTGATCTCTCTGGTCATTCCCGATCGATACTTGCTGGGCTTCCTGAGCCTTCAGGGGCTGGTCATGATGGGCTTATACCTGTTAGGATTTTTCATGGCTTTACTGGTGGCCTGGGTGATGAAACAGATCATTCATATCAAAGAGAAAAGTTATTTTATTCTGGAGCTACCTGTGTACCGGCCACCCCGCTGGAAAAATGTATTGATCACCATGGTGCAGAAAGCCAGGATTTTTGTGACCGATGCCGGGAAGGTCATTATGGTCATCTCGCTGATCTTGTGGATTCTGGCTTCCTATGGTCCCCATCGACAGATGGAACAACTCCGCACCCATTATGCCTCCCTCATCCAGCAGCAGCCCCAGCATAGAGAAGCCCTTGAAATACAATACCAGGCCGACCGGCTTGAGCATTCCTACGCGGGTATGCTGGGGCATGTCATTGAACCCGTGATCCGTCCGTTAGGGTTTGACTGGAAGATAGGTATTGCCCTCATCACCTCTTTTGCTGCCCGTGAGGTATTCGTAGGGACTATGGCCACGCTATATAGCGTGCAGGGGGGAAAGGATGCCGATCGGGATACACTACGTCAGAAATTACAGCAGGCTCGACATCCCGATGGTTCTAAGGTTTATACCCTGCCGGTTGGACTATCGCTGATGATTTTTTATGTATTTGCCATGCAATGCATGAGTACGCTGGCTGTGGTGAAACGAGAAACCAAATCCTGGAAATTTCCACTTATTCAGCTGGGCTATATGACCGGCCTGGCTTATGTCGCGAGTTTTCTTACCTATCATATTTTTTAG
- the recQ gene encoding DNA helicase RecQ has translation MGKRTVKAHAVQEAVTEDYSRLSSTSTNTTDQEYREITSSEYLHAQLKRHFGFDAFKGNQEKIIRSILSGRDTFVIMPTGGGKSLCYQLPALISPGCAIIVSPLIALMKNQVDLIRSYSSKDHVAHFLNSTLSKTEIRRVKADLSSGKTKMLYVAPETLTKADNLSFFRELHISFFAVDEAHCISEWGHDFRPEYRRLREMINAINDQLPVIALTATATPKVQSDILKNLELKNPNIFISSFNRPNLYYEIRPKRKKDQTLKEIVRFIMQHRGKSGIIYTLNRKTTEEIADMLVANGIKAVAYHAGLDAATRTQRQDMFLMEEVEVIVATIAFGMGIDKPDIRYVIHYNIPKSLENYYQETGRAGRDGLEGKCICFYSHKDIHKLEQLMRDKPLSEREMGAQLINEMVAYAESSVCRRKFILHYFGEQFEQENCGHCDNCLNPKEKIEVKNRVTIVLRTIQALNERFGIEYLVDMICGKPTPQITTYRHDELPEFGSGKEHDAHFWNSLIRQMMLEGLVEKDIEEYGLLKITEKGKHFLAHPYPIYFSLNHQFDEEEVDDEDTPTGPGAGAVDPVLFEMLKDLRKKVAKEKGLPPFVVFLETSLEDMATQYPTTLEELERIQGVSKGKALKFGKPFVEMIQQYVEEHDIEKPDDFVMKSVVNKSGLKVFIIQNIDKKIPLETIARSRDLTLSQLLDEMETIVASGTRLNVDYCIDEELDEYAKEEIMEYFKHCETSSLEAAREALSDGDYTVEQLKLMRIKFLSEYGN, from the coding sequence ATGGGTAAAAGAACAGTGAAGGCTCATGCCGTGCAGGAAGCCGTAACGGAGGATTATTCCAGGTTATCTTCCACTTCAACCAACACAACCGATCAGGAATACAGGGAAATCACTTCGAGTGAATATCTGCATGCTCAACTGAAACGGCATTTCGGCTTTGACGCTTTCAAGGGGAATCAGGAAAAAATCATCCGGAGCATTTTATCGGGTCGCGACACATTTGTGATCATGCCTACGGGTGGCGGCAAATCGCTTTGCTACCAGCTTCCTGCACTTATCAGTCCGGGTTGTGCCATTATTGTATCACCCCTGATTGCCCTGATGAAGAATCAGGTGGATTTGATCCGCTCCTATAGCAGTAAGGATCATGTAGCACATTTTTTAAACTCCACGCTCTCCAAAACAGAAATCCGGCGGGTGAAGGCCGATCTGTCATCGGGCAAAACCAAAATGCTATACGTGGCACCGGAAACCCTTACCAAAGCGGATAATCTCAGTTTTTTCCGCGAGCTGCATATTTCTTTTTTTGCCGTGGATGAAGCCCATTGCATATCCGAATGGGGGCATGATTTTCGTCCGGAATATCGGCGCCTGCGGGAAATGATCAACGCCATCAACGATCAGTTGCCCGTCATTGCGCTCACGGCCACCGCCACACCTAAGGTACAGAGCGATATCCTGAAAAATCTGGAACTCAAAAATCCCAATATTTTTATTTCTTCCTTTAATCGGCCTAATCTGTACTATGAGATCCGCCCCAAACGCAAAAAAGATCAGACGCTGAAGGAAATCGTCCGTTTCATCATGCAGCATCGCGGCAAGAGTGGAATTATCTATACCCTTAATCGCAAAACTACAGAAGAGATAGCCGATATGCTGGTGGCCAACGGCATCAAGGCTGTGGCTTATCATGCCGGATTGGATGCTGCTACCCGCACCCAGCGGCAGGATATGTTTCTTATGGAAGAAGTGGAGGTCATTGTAGCGACCATTGCCTTTGGGATGGGTATTGATAAACCCGATATTCGGTATGTGATTCATTACAATATTCCCAAGAGCCTGGAGAATTATTATCAGGAAACAGGCCGGGCCGGCCGGGATGGGCTGGAAGGCAAATGCATCTGTTTTTACTCCCATAAGGATATCCACAAGTTAGAACAATTGATGCGCGATAAGCCGCTCAGTGAGCGTGAAATGGGTGCCCAGCTCATCAATGAAATGGTGGCTTACGCCGAGAGCTCCGTATGCCGCAGGAAATTTATCCTGCATTATTTTGGAGAGCAATTTGAACAGGAAAACTGTGGCCATTGTGATAATTGCCTCAACCCCAAAGAAAAAATCGAAGTTAAAAACCGGGTAACCATTGTGTTGCGCACCATACAGGCGCTCAATGAGCGGTTCGGTATTGAATATCTGGTGGATATGATCTGCGGTAAGCCCACGCCACAGATCACCACCTATCGGCATGATGAACTTCCTGAATTTGGCAGCGGCAAAGAACACGATGCTCACTTCTGGAATTCGCTCATTCGCCAGATGATGCTGGAAGGGCTCGTTGAAAAAGATATAGAAGAGTATGGCCTGTTGAAGATTACCGAAAAGGGCAAACATTTTCTCGCTCATCCCTATCCCATCTATTTTTCCCTGAATCATCAATTCGATGAAGAGGAAGTTGATGATGAGGATACACCCACTGGCCCGGGTGCAGGTGCGGTAGATCCCGTATTGTTTGAAATGTTGAAGGATTTAAGGAAAAAGGTGGCCAAGGAAAAAGGATTGCCTCCATTCGTGGTATTTCTTGAAACCTCTCTCGAAGACATGGCCACCCAGTATCCTACTACGCTCGAAGAACTGGAGCGCATTCAGGGTGTGAGCAAGGGTAAGGCCCTAAAATTCGGTAAACCTTTCGTGGAGATGATTCAGCAATATGTGGAAGAGCATGATATCGAAAAGCCCGATGATTTTGTGATGAAAAGTGTGGTGAACAAAAGCGGCCTGAAAGTATTCATTATCCAGAATATCGATAAAAAAATACCGCTGGAAACAATTGCCCGGTCGCGTGATCTCACCCTCTCGCAATTACTGGATGAAATGGAAACCATTGTAGCCAGCGGCACCCGCCTGAATGTGGATTATTGCATTGACGAGGAGCTGGATGAGTATGCCAAGGAAGAAATTATGGAATATTTCAAACATTGTGAGACCTCCAGTCTCGAAGCTGCCCGGGAAGCCCTCAGTGACGGCGATTATACGGTAGAGCAACTCAAACTGATGCGCATCAAGTTTCTCAGTGAATATGGCAATTGA
- a CDS encoding ammonium transporter, producing MLEFAESIVHKEEVKSTPSSSRHEHRGLAAALPFLILGVVAVTGIFIPVVHDFSGQGSYQAADIVWMLIASALVLLMTPGLSFFYGGMVSKKNVISTMLQSFIATGLMSVLWVVCGFSLAFGKSWHGLIGNPFTFAFFHGLNGHAPNLGVHTQIVLTIPLLLYALFQMKFAIITPALVVGATAERIRFTAYVLFMILFSLFVYAPLAHWTWHPDGFLYKMGVLDFAGGTVVHISAGCAALAGALVLKPRKVHQFGEPTKPARITYVLLGTGLLWFGWFGFNAGSALTAGPLAVSAFATTNTASAAAGLAWIFFDALRGRKPSALGFCIGAVVGLVAITPAAGFVGIPQSIFIGFTAAVISNLAVYWKSKTSIDDTLDVFPCHGIGGMVGMLLTGIFASKQINPAGNDGLWYGGTSFFLHQVSGMCIAVLYAFTVSWILFKLINWLYPLRVRDKDEEIGLDISQHDESL from the coding sequence ATGCTGGAGTTTGCTGAAAGCATTGTACACAAGGAAGAAGTCAAATCCACTCCTTCTTCCAGCCGACATGAGCACAGGGGATTGGCGGCGGCATTGCCCTTTTTGATTTTAGGAGTGGTTGCGGTTACTGGCATTTTTATACCGGTTGTACATGATTTCTCCGGACAGGGAAGCTATCAAGCTGCCGATATCGTGTGGATGTTAATCGCATCTGCACTGGTATTGCTGATGACGCCCGGGCTATCTTTCTTTTACGGTGGCATGGTGAGTAAGAAAAACGTGATTTCTACCATGTTGCAGAGTTTTATTGCCACCGGGCTGATGAGTGTGCTCTGGGTGGTGTGCGGGTTTAGCCTGGCTTTTGGGAAGAGCTGGCATGGGTTAATTGGCAACCCGTTCACTTTTGCTTTTTTTCACGGTTTAAATGGACATGCCCCCAATTTAGGAGTCCATACGCAAATTGTGCTGACCATCCCGCTTTTACTGTATGCTTTGTTTCAAATGAAATTCGCCATCATCACTCCGGCTCTGGTGGTAGGGGCTACGGCAGAAAGGATTCGATTTACTGCTTATGTATTGTTTATGATTTTATTCAGCTTGTTTGTCTATGCACCACTGGCCCACTGGACCTGGCATCCTGACGGATTTCTCTATAAAATGGGCGTGTTGGACTTTGCCGGGGGTACCGTAGTGCATATCTCAGCAGGATGTGCAGCCCTGGCAGGGGCCCTGGTATTGAAACCCAGAAAAGTGCATCAATTCGGTGAACCTACCAAGCCGGCCCGGATTACCTATGTATTATTAGGCACCGGCTTACTCTGGTTCGGTTGGTTTGGATTTAATGCTGGTTCTGCCCTCACAGCCGGCCCGCTTGCCGTAAGTGCTTTTGCTACTACCAATACAGCTTCTGCAGCTGCGGGTCTGGCCTGGATTTTCTTCGACGCGCTACGTGGGAGAAAGCCTTCTGCACTGGGTTTCTGCATTGGTGCTGTGGTGGGACTGGTAGCCATCACCCCGGCAGCCGGTTTTGTGGGTATTCCCCAGAGTATTTTCATTGGATTTACAGCTGCTGTGATTTCAAACTTGGCTGTTTACTGGAAAAGTAAAACTTCGATTGATGATACCCTCGATGTGTTTCCCTGTCACGGTATCGGAGGCATGGTAGGGATGCTACTTACAGGTATATTCGCCAGCAAACAAATAAACCCCGCCGGTAACGACGGACTCTGGTATGGCGGCACATCCTTCTTCCTGCATCAGGTATCCGGCATGTGCATTGCCGTATTGTATGCATTCACGGTGTCCTGGATTTTATTTAAACTGATCAACTGGCTTTATCCTCTGCGGGTGAGGGACAAAGACGAAGAAATCGGGCTGGATATCAGTCAGCACGATGAAAGCTTGTGA
- the uvrB gene encoding excinuclease ABC subunit UvrB: MPFKLVSPYPPAGDQPEAIAQLTEGILRGEKFQTLLGVTGSGKTFTIANVIQNVQKPTLVLTHNKTLVAQLYGEFRQFFPENAVEYFVSYYDYYQPEAYIPVTDTYIEKDLSINDELDKLRLKATSNLLSGRRDIIVVASVSCIYGIGNPAEYERGITRIHRGQTLSRSAFLRSLVEALYNRTTVDFTRGSFRVKGDTVEIYLPYADYGLRIIFFGDEIESIEQFDLETGKRLLEMEDAAIFPANLYLAPRDQFQQILHEIQDELAAQVDYFKSQGKYIEAQRLQERVNYDLEMIRELGYCNGIENYSRFFDRRAPGTRPFCLLDYFPKDFLMVIDESHVTIPQVAGMYGGDRSRKLTLVEYGFRLPSALDNRPLNFQEFESLMNQVIFVSATPGEYELEKCEGVVVEQVVRPTGLLDPPIEVRPSQNQIDDLLDEIDQRVKKGERVLVATLTKRMAEELDTYLKRLQIRSKYIHSEIDTLERVEILRELRLGKVDVIVGVNLLREGLDLPEVSLVAILDADKEGFLRNQTSLTQTAGRAARNANGKVIFYADTITESMQKTIDETNRRREKQMRYNQQHGITPRGIQKSIRQILEQTSVLDIRESETPDSDPTQQTSLQAVAEPETEYLTPSQLEKRIKQVKKAMEKAARELDFMEAARLRDQLFALQQQQKSFSSKSK, encoded by the coding sequence ATGCCGTTTAAGCTGGTATCGCCTTATCCCCCGGCCGGCGATCAGCCGGAAGCTATTGCTCAGCTTACCGAAGGCATTCTTCGAGGAGAAAAATTCCAGACCTTGCTGGGTGTAACCGGATCGGGTAAAACCTTCACCATTGCCAATGTGATCCAGAACGTGCAGAAGCCCACCCTGGTGCTGACCCACAATAAGACGCTCGTAGCCCAGCTATACGGGGAATTCCGACAGTTTTTTCCGGAAAACGCCGTGGAATACTTTGTTTCCTATTATGATTATTATCAACCCGAAGCCTATATCCCGGTTACCGATACCTATATCGAGAAAGACCTGTCGATCAACGACGAATTAGACAAGCTGCGGCTTAAAGCCACATCCAATTTGCTCTCGGGCCGGCGCGATATCATCGTGGTAGCCAGTGTGAGCTGCATTTATGGCATCGGTAATCCCGCGGAATATGAACGGGGCATCACGCGTATCCATCGGGGACAAACCTTGAGCCGGAGCGCCTTCCTGCGTTCGCTGGTGGAGGCGCTGTACAACCGTACGACCGTAGATTTCACCCGGGGTTCGTTTCGGGTAAAAGGTGATACCGTGGAGATTTACCTGCCCTATGCCGATTATGGATTGCGCATCATCTTTTTCGGCGATGAAATCGAATCGATCGAACAGTTTGACCTGGAAACCGGTAAACGCCTGCTGGAGATGGAAGATGCCGCTATTTTCCCGGCCAACCTGTATCTGGCCCCCCGGGATCAATTCCAGCAAATTCTGCACGAAATCCAGGATGAACTGGCGGCACAGGTCGATTATTTCAAATCACAGGGAAAATATATCGAAGCCCAGCGGTTGCAGGAAAGGGTCAACTACGACCTGGAAATGATCCGGGAACTGGGTTATTGCAATGGCATCGAAAACTATTCCCGATTTTTTGACCGCCGGGCACCCGGCACCCGTCCCTTTTGCCTGCTGGATTATTTTCCGAAAGATTTTTTAATGGTGATCGACGAAAGCCATGTCACCATTCCCCAGGTCGCCGGCATGTATGGCGGCGACCGCTCCCGTAAGCTCACCCTGGTGGAATACGGATTCCGACTGCCATCGGCACTTGATAACCGTCCACTGAATTTTCAGGAATTCGAAAGCCTGATGAACCAGGTTATCTTCGTCAGTGCCACTCCGGGCGAATATGAACTGGAAAAATGTGAAGGTGTTGTCGTGGAGCAGGTGGTGAGGCCGACGGGATTGCTGGATCCGCCTATTGAAGTCAGGCCCAGCCAGAATCAGATTGATGATTTGCTCGACGAAATTGATCAGCGGGTAAAAAAAGGCGAACGGGTACTGGTGGCCACCCTCACCAAACGCATGGCCGAAGAGCTCGATACATATCTTAAACGACTCCAGATCCGGTCTAAATACATCCACAGCGAAATCGACACCCTGGAACGGGTGGAAATCCTCCGAGAACTTCGCTTAGGAAAGGTAGATGTGATTGTAGGCGTGAACCTCCTGCGGGAGGGACTTGACCTGCCGGAAGTATCGCTGGTGGCCATCTTAGACGCCGATAAAGAAGGCTTTCTGCGCAACCAGACTTCCCTGACCCAGACGGCTGGCCGGGCCGCCCGCAATGCAAACGGAAAAGTCATCTTCTACGCCGACACCATCACCGAAAGCATGCAAAAAACCATCGACGAAACCAACCGTCGCCGGGAAAAACAAATGCGCTACAATCAACAACATGGGATAACACCCCGTGGCATACAGAAATCCATCCGACAAATTCTGGAGCAAACTTCCGTACTGGATATACGCGAATCCGAAACACCGGATTCCGACCCCACCCAACAAACTTCCCTGCAGGCCGTTGCCGAACCTGAAACCGAATACCTTACCCCCTCCCAATTAGAAAAGCGCATCAAACAGGTAAAAAAGGCCATGGAAAAAGCCGCCAGGGAGTTAGACTTCATGGAAGCCGCCCGATTACGCGACCAGCTCTTCGCACTTCAACAGCAGCAAAAAAGCTTTTCCTCCAAATCCAAATGA